From a region of the Thiorhodovibrio winogradskyi genome:
- a CDS encoding lytic transglycosylase domain-containing protein, with protein sequence MPASNSSNNTQGQHRLAFFRIGKSPEPTRQVLFDSFTQVSVGLRNHAHRLAATVLALLFATWWQSTPALPADPFPRPEALQPAIQFWMRIYSEFDVSSGLIHDSRDLSICYSPLYLNQGAPLASQNRAIEETLDHYRTALLALAEGKRADLSVFEQRALAPWRSRGGQTEDLRAAAERVRFQRGQEDRFRGGLERAQAWKRQIERIFEDRGLPLGLAALPHVESSYNPKAISKVGAAGLWQFMPATARRYIRVDDEVDERFDVIKSTHAAANLLHHNYSVLERWPLALTAYNHGLAGVRRAARATGSDDIVRIIAEYQGDRFGFASRNFYVAFVAAHDLAQAPDQYFRTLDPESALEVRVPAYLPAPRLARYLDISLHDLRAVNPRIHHDIWNGGQLIARDARLRLPPDIKKTVAERKLAEFAALYGFDGPLPLTHHDLKYGESLSGIAARFGTSVQDLVAINDLDDAHQVKTGQRLRVPRAAVPNPLGPGAAMLLPALLASSTGQQDSQTDAASEPQTTAQDQSQAVTQAEPPASQNQRLLADGAEDGVTDTEADRIAGADDDAAIGSSLAEPQPDLAADPTDYSVAADGSIEIQAAETLGHYAQWLGVAARELGERNQLDQDKPLIVGRRLNLDFAQVPPEGFEQQRITYHRNRQLDYFAQYRITGVAEHLIREGQSLWDLAVKTYQIPLWLLRQYNPDVDTNAVLRLDRPLYVPIVEARLESKPPLTAAET encoded by the coding sequence ATGCCCGCCAGCAATAGTTCCAACAACACTCAGGGGCAGCACCGGCTTGCGTTTTTCCGCATCGGCAAATCACCAGAGCCGACCCGGCAAGTTCTGTTTGACTCTTTTACACAGGTCTCTGTTGGACTCCGCAACCACGCACACCGACTTGCCGCGACTGTCCTGGCACTGCTTTTCGCCACCTGGTGGCAGAGCACGCCAGCCTTGCCGGCGGATCCCTTCCCCCGACCAGAGGCACTGCAACCGGCCATTCAGTTCTGGATGCGCATTTATTCAGAGTTCGATGTCTCAAGCGGCCTGATTCACGACAGCCGCGATCTCTCCATCTGCTACAGCCCACTGTATCTCAACCAGGGCGCACCGCTCGCTTCGCAAAATCGCGCGATTGAAGAAACCCTGGATCACTATCGCACTGCCCTGCTGGCACTCGCCGAGGGCAAAAGAGCCGACCTCAGCGTCTTCGAACAGCGCGCGCTTGCCCCCTGGCGCAGCCGCGGCGGCCAGACCGAAGATCTGCGCGCGGCGGCTGAGCGCGTTCGCTTTCAGCGCGGTCAGGAGGATCGATTTCGCGGCGGTCTTGAGCGTGCGCAAGCATGGAAACGCCAGATCGAACGCATCTTTGAAGATCGCGGCCTGCCTCTTGGTCTCGCGGCGCTCCCTCATGTGGAGTCGTCCTATAACCCCAAAGCCATCTCCAAGGTGGGCGCTGCCGGACTGTGGCAGTTCATGCCCGCCACGGCAAGACGTTACATCCGGGTCGATGACGAGGTCGACGAGCGCTTCGACGTAATCAAATCGACCCATGCGGCCGCCAATCTGCTGCATCACAATTATTCCGTGCTCGAACGCTGGCCACTCGCCCTAACGGCCTACAATCATGGCCTGGCCGGGGTGCGCCGCGCCGCTCGCGCCACCGGCAGCGATGACATCGTGCGTATCATCGCGGAATACCAGGGCGACCGCTTTGGATTCGCCTCACGCAACTTCTACGTCGCTTTCGTCGCGGCCCACGATCTGGCACAAGCGCCGGATCAGTATTTTCGAACGCTTGATCCGGAGAGTGCGCTTGAGGTTAGGGTGCCGGCCTATCTGCCCGCGCCGCGCCTGGCGCGCTATCTTGACATCAGCCTGCATGACTTGCGCGCCGTCAATCCCCGCATACATCACGATATCTGGAACGGTGGCCAGCTCATCGCCCGCGATGCTCGGCTGCGCCTGCCACCCGACATCAAAAAAACCGTCGCCGAGCGCAAGCTTGCGGAATTCGCCGCGCTCTATGGATTCGACGGGCCTCTGCCGCTGACGCATCACGATCTGAAATATGGAGAATCCCTCTCTGGCATCGCCGCCCGCTTCGGCACCAGCGTGCAAGACCTGGTGGCCATCAATGACCTGGATGACGCTCATCAGGTCAAAACCGGCCAACGTCTGCGGGTTCCGCGTGCCGCCGTACCCAACCCCCTAGGTCCAGGCGCGGCCATGCTGTTACCTGCGCTCTTGGCATCCTCGACAGGCCAGCAAGACAGCCAGACTGATGCGGCTAGCGAACCTCAGACAACTGCCCAAGACCAAAGCCAAGCAGTCACGCAGGCGGAACCACCCGCGTCCCAGAACCAGAGGTTGCTTGCTGATGGAGCGGAGGATGGCGTGACAGATACCGAGGCGGATCGGATAGCGGGCGCGGATGACGATGCCGCCATCGGCAGCTCCCTGGCAGAGCCGCAGCCGGACCTGGCCGCTGATCCGACCGACTACAGTGTCGCGGCCGACGGCAGCATTGAAATCCAGGCAGCCGAGACGCTGGGGCACTATGCACAATGGCTGGGTGTGGCCGCGCGCGAACTGGGCGAGCGCAACCAGCTCGACCAGGACAAGCCGCTGATCGTCGGGCGTCGCCTGAACCTGGATTTCGCCCAGGTACCGCCAGAAGGGTTCGAACAGCAGCGCATCACCTACCATCGCAATCGCCAGCTCGACTATTTCGCCCAGTATCGCATTACCGGTGTGGCCGAGCATCTAATTCGCGAGGGCCAAAGTTTATGGGATCTCGCGGTCAAGACCTACCAGATTCCGCTGTGGCTGCTGCGGCAATACAATCCGGATGTCGACACCAATGCCGTACTGCGACTTGATCGACCGCTCTACGTTCCCATTGTCGAGGCTCGGCTAGAATCCAAGCCCCCATTGACCGCCGCGGAAACCTAA
- a CDS encoding dihydroorotate dehydrogenase-like protein — MDLTTPYLGMTLKNPLVPSASPLSKSVDMSKELEDAGASALIMYSLFEEAIRAESEGMDRFLINQGTGFSEADDGFMPDWQEFSTGLDQYLENLRKLKEALDIPVIASLNGVTPGGWIAHGKQLEQAGADALELNVYYIAADINQSGQQVEDRYVELLKQLKGEIKIPVNMKLSSSFSSVGHMVQRLAAAGADGVAMFNRFYQPDINIDSLRLQPSLHPSTSAEALLAMRWVAILHGRIDHLSIGATGGIHTPEDVIKLLLAGADVVHLCSVLLKKGAGEMKTLLGGLEQWMEDHGFDSLEEMRGRMSALAIPNPAEFERANYVNILDSYSFSPGVMV, encoded by the coding sequence ATGGATTTAACCACCCCCTACTTGGGCATGACCCTCAAGAACCCTCTGGTGCCCTCGGCCTCGCCGCTATCGAAAAGCGTCGATATGTCAAAGGAGCTGGAGGATGCTGGCGCCTCGGCGCTGATTATGTACTCTCTGTTTGAAGAAGCCATCCGCGCCGAGTCAGAAGGCATGGACCGCTTTCTGATCAATCAGGGTACTGGCTTTTCGGAAGCCGACGATGGCTTCATGCCCGACTGGCAGGAGTTCAGCACCGGTCTTGATCAGTACCTGGAGAACCTGCGCAAGCTCAAGGAAGCGCTGGATATCCCGGTTATTGCCAGCCTCAATGGCGTTACCCCTGGCGGCTGGATTGCCCATGGTAAGCAGCTCGAACAGGCCGGCGCCGATGCGTTGGAGCTGAACGTTTATTACATCGCGGCCGACATCAATCAGAGTGGTCAGCAGGTCGAGGACCGCTATGTCGAGCTGCTCAAGCAGTTGAAGGGCGAGATCAAGATCCCCGTCAACATGAAGCTGTCATCCTCCTTTAGCTCGGTTGGCCACATGGTGCAACGCCTAGCCGCCGCCGGCGCCGATGGCGTGGCCATGTTCAACCGCTTCTATCAGCCCGACATCAACATCGACAGCCTGCGCCTGCAACCCAGCCTGCATCCGTCCACTTCCGCCGAGGCGCTGCTCGCCATGCGCTGGGTGGCCATTCTGCATGGCCGCATCGATCACCTGTCCATCGGCGCTACAGGTGGTATCCATACACCAGAGGATGTCATCAAGCTGCTACTGGCCGGCGCCGATGTGGTGCATCTGTGCAGCGTGCTGCTCAAGAAAGGCGCTGGTGAAATGAAGACGCTGCTGGGCGGCCTCGAGCAATGGATGGAAGACCATGGTTTCGATTCTCTTGAGGAGATGCGCGGGCGCATGAGCGCCTTGGCCATCCCCAATCCGGCAGAATTCGAGCGCGCCAACTATGTCAATATTTTGGACAGCTACAGCTTCTCGCCGGGGGTGATGGTGTAG